In one Pseudomonas sp. SCA2728.1_7 genomic region, the following are encoded:
- a CDS encoding Vps62-related protein, with product MTIEDNTAAHPKQMEPITQDNLLINFTTEFHRVWSTNGSKAKPATFWRPTPAPDALPGYFPLGDVLIPGGTNINGEMVAAVVCEKDMEGAQSTKGKALARPVDFELVWKETGAPSVTPMSIWRPLAPVGYVALGLVCSNDHCKPSLNSVRCVRLDLVIAANVGELIWNDKGSGAKLSFSAFGIEPPTAAAGDIHFAPCTFVGIQGYSKPVAPPTAYSLRLQIPLQVSAPPPIPTLTGYAKPVVNEPATVTQIARLPWFVVRDHAHPGEQFRNSPYYELKRTDEYVLIGHEHNESDKYRAVKWMASRAQNALTMRMFHGFTAMEIVKAWPTMPLSDIRLTKFSACLPKSLTRTETSSSGWNELRPQVVIGMAPKQTAVAVYQLQSHYELVREDGTQVAVDFGYTDDSSVLLTQYPPESVEVVSACPPLTTDTPAEPDIDGANVSAQPAPDLPVAIDSAP from the coding sequence ATGACTATCGAAGACAACACCGCAGCCCACCCCAAACAGATGGAACCGATCACGCAGGACAATCTGCTGATCAACTTCACCACGGAGTTTCACCGGGTCTGGAGCACCAACGGTTCCAAAGCAAAACCCGCCACATTCTGGCGCCCCACCCCTGCTCCGGATGCATTGCCAGGCTACTTTCCGCTGGGCGACGTGCTCATTCCCGGCGGCACCAATATCAATGGCGAAATGGTCGCAGCCGTGGTCTGCGAGAAAGATATGGAAGGGGCCCAGAGCACTAAAGGAAAGGCACTGGCCCGCCCTGTCGACTTTGAACTTGTCTGGAAAGAAACCGGGGCGCCCAGTGTCACGCCCATGTCGATCTGGCGACCTTTGGCCCCTGTCGGTTACGTCGCTCTGGGGCTCGTGTGCTCCAACGATCACTGCAAACCTTCGTTGAACTCGGTGCGCTGCGTCAGGCTCGACCTGGTGATCGCAGCGAACGTCGGCGAGTTGATCTGGAATGACAAGGGCAGCGGCGCCAAGCTCAGTTTCAGCGCCTTTGGCATCGAACCGCCGACTGCCGCCGCAGGCGACATCCATTTTGCGCCCTGCACCTTCGTTGGCATCCAGGGTTATAGCAAGCCTGTAGCACCTCCGACGGCGTACAGCCTGCGCCTGCAAATCCCGCTACAAGTCAGCGCACCGCCGCCAATTCCGACTCTGACCGGGTACGCGAAGCCCGTAGTAAACGAACCTGCCACTGTCACCCAGATTGCCCGCCTGCCTTGGTTTGTAGTGCGAGACCATGCTCATCCCGGCGAACAATTTCGCAATTCGCCCTACTACGAACTGAAAAGGACTGACGAATACGTGCTCATTGGTCACGAGCACAATGAATCGGACAAGTATCGGGCCGTTAAATGGATGGCGTCGCGCGCGCAAAACGCGCTGACGATGCGCATGTTCCATGGTTTTACCGCCATGGAAATCGTCAAAGCCTGGCCGACCATGCCCCTCAGCGATATCCGCCTGACAAAATTCTCAGCCTGCCTGCCGAAGAGTTTGACCCGCACCGAGACGTCTTCCAGCGGCTGGAACGAGCTACGACCTCAAGTGGTAATTGGCATGGCGCCGAAGCAAACAGCCGTCGCGGTTTATCAGCTGCAAAGCCATTACGAGTTGGTACGGGAAGACGGCACTCAAGTGGCAGTCGACTTTGGTTACACCGATGATTCAAGCGTGCTGCTGACGCAATATCCGCCGGAGTCCGTCGAGGTCGTCAGCGCATGTCCGCCACTGACGACAGACACCCCGGCAGAACCGGACATCGATGGCGCCAACGTTAGCGCACAGCCAGCCCCGGACCTGCCGGTTGCTATAGATAGCGCGCCATGA
- a CDS encoding ABC transporter substrate-binding protein gives MIKRLLLVFASASMLLINTARAETSPDTDLVLLTENFPPYNMAKDGKNFAKGENINGIAADIVREMFKRAGVTYSLTLRFPWERVYKLALENPGYGAFVMARLPDREKLFKWVGPIGPDDWIMLAKADSKITLETVNDARKYKVGAYKGDAIAETLAKQGLKPIVVLRDQDNAKKLVNGQIDLWATGDPAGRYLARQDGVTGLKTVLRFNSAELYLALNKDVSDEVVARLQAALDQLRKEGVVDEIMARYL, from the coding sequence ATGATCAAACGCCTGCTTCTTGTTTTCGCCAGTGCATCGATGTTGCTCATCAACACGGCCCGCGCCGAAACCAGTCCCGACACCGATCTGGTGCTCCTCACCGAAAACTTTCCGCCGTACAACATGGCGAAAGATGGCAAGAACTTCGCCAAAGGCGAGAACATCAATGGCATCGCCGCCGATATCGTGCGCGAAATGTTCAAGCGTGCCGGCGTCACTTATAGCCTGACCCTGCGTTTTCCATGGGAGCGAGTCTATAAACTCGCGCTGGAAAATCCCGGTTATGGCGCTTTTGTGATGGCGCGCCTGCCGGACCGCGAAAAACTCTTCAAATGGGTTGGTCCCATCGGCCCTGATGACTGGATCATGCTGGCCAAGGCTGACAGCAAGATCACCCTCGAGACTGTCAACGACGCACGCAAGTACAAGGTTGGCGCCTATAAGGGCGATGCGATTGCCGAGACGTTGGCCAAACAAGGCCTGAAGCCGATTGTGGTGCTGCGCGATCAGGACAACGCGAAGAAACTGGTCAATGGTCAGATTGATCTGTGGGCCACCGGTGATCCTGCCGGGCGCTATCTGGCGCGGCAGGATGGGGTCACCGGCCTGAAAACCGTGCTGCGCTTCAACAGTGCCGAGTTGTACCTGGCGCTGAACAAGGACGTCTCCGATGAAGTCGTCGCCAGGCTTCAGGCTGCGCTGGATCAGTTGCGCAAGGAAGGTGTGGTCGACGAAATCATGGCGCGCTATCTATAG
- a CDS encoding serine protease, with the protein MSYKSKLTTTLALLTITFTLTSCAYSFPEAAEPVILNNADGQNNHLNGIGQIIKGDRRYCTAFLIDTRDSDNNSNGPAYILTNGHCASIWIGTAADMAYQGQMQFNYFQDTLLDVRLYDIHQVKWASLAGTDVAVMELNTSLQAVIDDGINPLKLGRNAPEKPGPVNVIGAPLSAPGLRLSSCTQEPANTTLIKYLTVHTDYQKQDCKGIEPGSSGSPVMDIATREVTGVMSGTTYGITADDLCFWHGLCANPPRQSILPDQASQSFPIDYLMSCFSAGRFNRDATACTLKPDFNFRARNNADVTLYKTPDKGHENGPTWDVRFSMNTDFFRFKNVRDAQACYLPEHYSDPINISAGLINKTIGSEAGLYYLCLMGVDSVDQEIIEGKLRNAQILPARLVNPGGIRLPEPTPHIKPGTEDLLIEYRGTTDRNIWTQIYVGAVNSTDCAAIDSRSYSKIDDSFLVPNDALPLTLCSYTMDRDFNTSTVRTDTLQKP; encoded by the coding sequence ATGAGTTACAAATCAAAACTGACAACAACTCTCGCACTGCTAACAATTACATTCACGCTGACGTCTTGCGCATACAGTTTTCCGGAAGCCGCGGAGCCTGTTATTTTGAATAATGCTGACGGCCAGAACAATCATTTAAATGGCATCGGGCAGATCATCAAAGGAGACCGTCGCTATTGCACCGCTTTTCTTATCGACACCCGCGACTCTGACAATAACTCGAACGGCCCGGCGTATATCCTGACCAACGGACATTGCGCCTCAATCTGGATTGGAACAGCCGCTGATATGGCCTATCAGGGCCAAATGCAATTCAACTATTTTCAGGACACTCTGCTCGATGTCAGGCTTTACGACATTCATCAGGTCAAGTGGGCAAGCCTCGCCGGCACCGATGTCGCGGTCATGGAATTGAACACTTCGCTGCAAGCGGTGATCGACGACGGCATCAATCCACTCAAGCTGGGACGCAACGCGCCTGAAAAACCCGGGCCGGTCAATGTCATCGGCGCCCCCTTGAGCGCCCCGGGCCTCAGGCTTTCGTCCTGTACACAAGAGCCGGCAAACACCACGCTGATCAAGTACCTGACCGTCCATACCGATTATCAGAAGCAGGATTGCAAAGGCATCGAACCGGGCTCATCCGGCTCCCCGGTCATGGACATCGCAACACGGGAAGTCACCGGTGTGATGTCGGGAACCACCTACGGCATCACAGCAGACGATTTGTGCTTCTGGCATGGACTCTGTGCAAACCCTCCCCGTCAATCCATATTGCCTGACCAGGCCAGTCAAAGTTTTCCCATCGATTACCTGATGTCCTGCTTCTCGGCGGGTCGCTTCAACAGGGACGCAACTGCCTGTACGCTAAAGCCCGACTTTAACTTCAGAGCCAGAAACAACGCAGACGTTACTCTTTATAAAACCCCGGACAAAGGCCATGAAAATGGGCCAACCTGGGACGTCAGGTTTTCAATGAACACCGACTTCTTTCGTTTTAAAAATGTGCGCGATGCACAGGCCTGCTACTTACCAGAACACTACAGCGACCCGATTAATATCAGTGCCGGCCTTATTAATAAAACGATCGGCAGCGAAGCGGGTTTATATTATCTGTGCCTGATGGGTGTCGACTCAGTCGATCAAGAAATTATCGAGGGAAAACTGCGCAATGCACAAATTCTGCCGGCACGATTGGTCAATCCGGGAGGAATTCGACTGCCTGAACCAACCCCGCACATTAAACCTGGTACTGAAGATCTGTTGATCGAATACCGTGGAACCACAGATCGCAATATCTGGACTCAGATATACGTTGGGGCTGTGAACTCAACGGACTGTGCCGCCATCGATTCCAGAAGTTACAGCAAGATAGACGACAGTTTTCTGGTACCCAACGATGCCCTGCCACTGACGCTGTGCAGCTACACCATGGATCGCGATTTCAATACGTCAACTGTGCGTACAGATACACTGCAAAAACCTTGA
- the hisF gene encoding imidazole glycerol phosphate synthase subunit HisF, with amino-acid sequence MALAKRIIPCLDVDNGRVVKGVKFENIRDAGDPVEIARRYDEQGADEITFLDITASVDGRDTTLHTVERMASQVFIPLTVGGGVRTVQDIRNLLNAGADKVSINTAAVFNPEFVGEAAQHFGSQCIVVAIDAKKVSGPGETPRWEIFTHGGRKPTGLDAVEWAKKMEGLGAGEILLTSMDQDGMKNGFDLGVTRAISDALGIPVIASGGVGNLQHLADGILEGHASAVLAASIFHFGEYTVQEAKAYMAKRGIVMR; translated from the coding sequence ATGGCGCTGGCCAAACGCATCATCCCTTGCCTGGACGTGGACAACGGCCGGGTCGTCAAAGGTGTGAAGTTCGAAAACATCCGCGACGCCGGTGACCCGGTGGAAATCGCCCGTCGCTACGACGAGCAGGGTGCCGACGAGATTACTTTTCTCGACATCACCGCCAGCGTCGATGGCCGCGACACCACGCTGCATACCGTCGAGCGCATGGCCAGTCAGGTGTTCATTCCGCTGACCGTCGGCGGTGGCGTGCGTACCGTGCAGGACATTCGTAACCTGCTGAATGCCGGTGCGGACAAGGTGTCGATCAACACTGCGGCCGTGTTCAACCCGGAATTCGTTGGCGAAGCCGCGCAGCATTTTGGCTCGCAGTGCATCGTCGTCGCCATCGATGCCAAGAAGGTCTCCGGCCCTGGCGAAACCCCGCGATGGGAAATCTTCACCCACGGCGGGCGCAAGCCGACCGGCCTCGACGCGGTCGAGTGGGCGAAAAAAATGGAAGGCCTCGGTGCCGGCGAGATCCTGCTGACCAGCATGGATCAGGACGGCATGAAAAACGGTTTCGACCTCGGCGTCACCCGCGCGATCAGCGATGCGCTGGGCATTCCGGTGATTGCTTCCGGTGGCGTTGGCAATTTGCAGCATCTGGCTGACGGTATTCTCGAAGGCCACGCCAGCGCTGTGTTGGCGGCGAGTATTTTCCACTTCGGCGAATACACCGTGCAGGAAGCCAAGGCTTACATGGCCAAACGCGGCATCGTCATGCGCTGA
- the hisA gene encoding 1-(5-phosphoribosyl)-5-[(5-phosphoribosylamino)methylideneamino]imidazole-4-carboxamide isomerase → MLIIPAIDLKDGACVRLRQGRMEDSTVFSDDPVSMAAKWVEGGCRRLHLVDLNGAFEGQPVNGEVVTAIAKRYPTLPIQIGGGIRSLETIEHYVKAGVSYVIIGTKAVKDPAFVAEACRAFPGKIIVGLDAKDGFVATDGWAEISTVQVIDLAKQFEADGVSSIVYTDIAKDGMMQGCNVPFTAALAAATKIPVIASGGIHNLGDIKSLLDAKAPGIIGAITGRAIYEGTLDVAEAQAFCDSYKG, encoded by the coding sequence ATGCTGATTATTCCCGCTATCGATCTCAAGGACGGTGCCTGCGTACGTCTGCGCCAGGGCCGCATGGAAGATTCCACAGTGTTCTCCGATGACCCGGTGAGCATGGCTGCCAAGTGGGTGGAGGGCGGTTGCCGCCGTCTGCATCTGGTCGATCTGAACGGCGCTTTCGAAGGCCAGCCAGTCAACGGCGAAGTGGTCACCGCAATCGCCAAACGCTACCCGACCCTGCCGATCCAGATCGGTGGCGGCATCCGTTCGCTGGAAACCATCGAGCACTACGTCAAGGCAGGCGTGAGCTACGTGATCATCGGCACCAAAGCCGTTAAAGATCCGGCGTTCGTCGCTGAAGCGTGCCGTGCGTTCCCGGGCAAGATCATCGTCGGTCTGGACGCCAAAGACGGTTTCGTCGCCACCGATGGCTGGGCTGAAATCAGCACCGTACAAGTCATTGATCTGGCCAAGCAATTTGAAGCCGACGGCGTGTCCTCGATCGTTTATACCGACATCGCCAAAGACGGCATGATGCAAGGCTGCAACGTACCGTTCACCGCTGCCCTGGCCGCAGCCACCAAGATTCCGGTGATCGCTTCCGGCGGTATCCACAATCTGGGTGACATCAAGTCGCTGCTCGACGCCAAGGCGCCGGGCATCATCGGCGCCATCACGGGCCGGGCGATTTACGAAGGCACCCTCGACGTCGCCGAAGCGCAAGCTTTCTGCGATTCGTACAAAGGCTGA
- a CDS encoding DUF2164 domain-containing protein, with amino-acid sequence MAAKKSKPPILTLTPEQENEANRKIQRFMEDRFELDLGSFEAAEILELFTREIAPHYYNRAIFDVQTNLKERFESIESDLWALEKN; translated from the coding sequence ATGGCTGCCAAGAAATCCAAACCGCCGATCCTGACCCTCACTCCCGAACAGGAGAACGAGGCCAATCGCAAGATTCAGCGGTTCATGGAAGACCGTTTCGAACTGGACCTGGGTTCGTTCGAAGCGGCGGAAATTCTTGAGCTGTTTACCCGCGAAATTGCTCCGCACTATTACAACAGGGCGATTTTCGATGTGCAGACCAACCTCAAAGAGCGGTTTGAAAGCATCGAAAGCGACCTGTGGGCGCTCGAGAAAAACTGA
- the hisH gene encoding imidazole glycerol phosphate synthase subunit HisH, which translates to MQTVAVIDYGMGNLHSVAKALEHVGAGKVLITSDAAVIREADRVVFPGVGAIRDCMAEIRRLGFDSLVREVSQDRPFLGICVGMQALLDTSEENDGVDCIGLFPGAVKFFGKDLHEDGEHLKVPHMGWNEVQQKVSHPLWHDIPDMARFYFVHSYYIAAANARQVVGGGHYGVDFAAALADGSRFAVQFHPEKSHTHGLQLLQNFAAWDGRW; encoded by the coding sequence CAGTTATCGATTACGGCATGGGTAACCTGCACTCGGTGGCCAAGGCTCTGGAGCACGTCGGCGCCGGTAAAGTGCTGATCACCAGCGATGCGGCGGTGATTCGCGAAGCTGACCGCGTGGTGTTCCCCGGTGTTGGCGCGATCCGCGACTGCATGGCGGAGATCCGTCGCCTCGGCTTCGATTCGCTGGTGCGTGAAGTCAGTCAGGATCGTCCGTTCCTCGGTATCTGTGTCGGCATGCAAGCGTTGCTCGACACCAGCGAAGAGAACGACGGCGTCGACTGCATCGGCCTGTTCCCGGGCGCGGTGAAGTTCTTCGGCAAAGACCTGCATGAAGACGGCGAGCACCTGAAAGTCCCGCACATGGGCTGGAACGAAGTGCAGCAGAAAGTCAGCCATCCGCTGTGGCATGACATTCCGGACATGGCGCGTTTCTACTTTGTGCACAGCTACTACATTGCCGCCGCCAACGCGCGGCAGGTGGTCGGTGGCGGTCATTACGGCGTCGATTTCGCTGCGGCGCTGGCCGATGGTTCGCGTTTCGCCGTGCAGTTCCATCCGGAGAAGAGCCATACCCATGGCCTGCAATTGCTGCAGAACTTCGCCGCGTGGGACGGTCGCTGGTAA